The sequence gaaatagcagaatccactaatttgaaggggtgtccacataattttgagaatgtagtgtatattatatcaAAACAGGTTCATACACTCCATCTAGTGGTCAAATATTACAAAGCAAAAAGTGACAGCCAAGATCTCAACAACATTGTAACAAACAGACACTACTGGCAGCCAGAGGAAAATACTTAATTGGCTAACGTTACCTCATCCCCTGTATAAACTTTGACCTAGACGAATGCCTCTGTTTTGTCCTACATAGATAACGTTACTTCTAACTAGTCTAATAGCTACTCAGTTATCTTCTAGAACTGTCCGATTTTATTACTGTAACGAGAAGTTATGCATTTTcgctacctagctaacgttaaagTAAATGTGTGCAGACTGTAACAGAGCAATATTTGGTATAGGCTACAGTATCATATGTAACAGTAGCTCGCTAATATTAATTTCAATATTAGAAATATAGCTAAAACTTTGACCTACACAATGATCCTATCAACGCATATTCAATTGGATTTGTTGTTTACGCAATCTAACAGATAACAGTAAGATATGTTTTGATTGGATGACTGAATCAGAGTAACCAATGAGTGCGCTTGTTATACCAGAGCGGTGTTCAATCGTCCTGACGTAACAACATGGCCACCCACTCGTCCCTTGTTGACTGGGAGTTAGCTTGCTAAATGATGTTAAGTAAGACAGATGGCATACAATGATTCGATCGGATTTTTTATCAATCCCAGATCACAAAAATGTATTGTACACACAAAGCGTTTGAAAAACTAGTTTAGTAGCTAATGGTATTGAACGTGTAGATGGGTAACCAACCCTCGAGCTAGCTATGCTAGCTTGAGAACAAACATAAACATTCTTGTAAGGCTAGCTAGCTACGAAATTTAAAGattaatttattgtgggaagatgTTGGGTTTTCTAACAGCAAGACAGGCTGGACTTGACGACCCACTTCGTCTGAGACGGGCAGAGTCAACACGGAGGTGAGTGAGGTGAGGGGAAAGTTGGCCATATCATTCCTGGGAACGTTACTGTTACCAGTGTTTGTCGGTATCACTagaaaaattcatgaaaacaactatttgctttggggtcttaatttaaggttagacaTAAGGTCAACAGTGTGTCTAGgtgtaaaataacattttatgaaGCTAAATTGTAGAcataggcggggtttatgactgGTTGTGGTAATTAACTAGgcttctatgttggtgtgtgggTGTTATgacgcattcaaaacaactgggaactcggaaatctccgacttcagtgcgttcatcACAACTAGGAACTCGgtaaaaaacgagctccgactgggaaaaatattTCAGTTTTGGGAACTCGGGCATCTCctactttccgacctgaagatcactgacgtcatgactcTGTCTCCTTTGTTTTCTCTTAAGGGTCCTCAATTTAGAGCTGAATCATGACAGAGATGTGGATCGAATCCATAGCAACGGCATAAACACCATAGACATCGAAGTCATTGAGGGCAGATAGTAAGTATCATTAGTAGTAGGTCTGACAATATGTCAATTGAGGACATAATTTGTTATGATTACcatatagcctaggcctataaCATGTAACCTAATGCAGAGTTCCGTCATCACCTGATTTCAACATAACTTGATACATAAGCAACCTCCTACAATTCAACATAGACATGTGTTGCCTGTATAGCACTTTTTTAGAATCCTTCTGGTGCTATTTCATTGGGAGATAACCCTCTCCTCTTGTCTGTTCTATAGCATGCTATCTGGAGGGGCAGATGGGGTGATTGTGGTGTATGACCTGGAGAACAACAGCAGGAAACCCCAATACACCTGTAAAGCAGTCTGCACTGTAGGCAGGTGTGTGGCTCACATACCTGATGgcatccactagatggcagcatcactgattgtgtgtgtgtgtgtgtgtgtgtgtgtgtgtgtgtgtgtgtgtgtgtgtgtgtgtgtgtgtgtgtgtgtgtgtgtgtgtgtgtgtgtgtgtgtgtgtgtgtgtgtgtgtgtgtgtgtgtgtgtgtgtgtgtgtgtgtgtgtgtgtgtgtgagtgagaggctGTGGTGGTCACTGTTAATGTGTTTGTGTTGCAGGTCCAGTCCGTATGTCCACAGGTTCAGTGTAGAGACAGTGCAATGGTACCCACACGACACAGGCATGTTTGTCTCCAGCTCCTTTGACAAAACCATGAAGGTCTGGGACACTGAGACACTAAAGGTACACCTTACATACTCTCtaactctttgtctctctctcgcactctttgCCTCTTATGGCCATATGGTGCTCTCTGTGATGAGCTAGAATCACGCTGTGCCATGGTTACCTCAGAGTCAGCTAGGGGACAGCAAAACTTGTTTGCAGAGGGATTTGCATTGTAACTGtcactctactctcctcctccagctTCCTAGTCCCCTGCTAtgttctcctccactcccctccattcctctcctcctccagcttcCTAGTCCCctgctctgttctcctccactcccctcctttcctcctccagcTTCCTAGTCccctgctctgttcttctccactcccctccattcctctcctcctccagcttcCTAGTCccctgctctgttcttctccactcccctccattcctctcctcctccagcttcCTAGTCCCCTGCTATGTtctcctccattcccctccattcccctcctcctccagcttCCTAGTCCCctgctctgttctcctccactcccctcttttcctcctccAGCTTCCTAGTCCCctgctctgttctcctccactcccctccattcctctcctcctccagcttcCTAGTCccctgctctgttcttctccactcccctccattcctctcctcctccagcttcCTAGTCCCCTGCTCTGTTCTCTTCCActcccctccattcctctcctccagctTCCTAGTCccctgctctgttcttctccactcccctccattcctctcctagtcccctgctctgttcttctccactcccctccattccattcctctcctcctccagcttcCTAGTCCCctgctctgttctcctccactcccctccattcctctcctcctccagcttcCTAGTCccctgctctgttcttctccactcccctccattcctctcccaGTCTCAGCCTCATCCCTCATTTCTGTCTCCTGGTCCCATTGTGTCAGTCAGTCACGACAGTGTTCTTTCCTATCGtgctgaccgactgactgaacAGTGGTTTTCTATACATGTTTGCTCTTCCCATGTAgtagtgttgtctctgtctcagaGATATCAAGTTTATGTTGAACTAAAGCTGATACTTCCTTCTCCTTCTTGTGTGTCTGTAGCCCGCTGAAGTGTTCCAGTTTGAAGGAAACGTCTACTGTCACCACATGTCCCCCATTGCCAGGAAACACAGCCTCatcgcaggtgtgtgtgtgtgtgtgtgtgtaacaagcTCTcgcagtctcacgtcagaatcaTCTATGTTTCTTAAACATCACATTTCGAAGTTGTTGTAAAAGTcacattttgaagtgtttttaAGGTTAAGTTTTATGGTTAACCATTTTGAGTTAATGcctaaggtaagggttaagatttTTAAAAAccaaaatctcaaaaacaactttctgtcGCTGGATTTGAGCATGCAACCTTTGGCACCAGAGGCAGATGTTTACGCCTATCCAGATCCCTCATCCCTGTCCACAATGCTCTAGCAAAACTAAACCTACTTGAAGcctagtggctggtttccacgtcatctcccgacgtccttaGACAATGGATTGACGTCGAATTctgacttgtatcatgggtgacctggctgtGGGTGAAATTGTATGCGTGTCATGCTCTTAAAATATGATTTACTGTCTATGTCTTATTGATATAATCTAAGAATGAACATATGAGGCCTCAGTAAATCAAACagaataaaatgtaaatgttgattgTGAAACAGCGGTGTAGTACAGAGTGTATGCCCCTAGGGGTGTCAAGGGTTGGAACTGACTCAGGAAGAGTTTAGAGAGACGTGCTGTTCTGGAGACATGACAGGAATCCAGGCTCTGCCCCCCCTGctgacagagcaggacagactggTTACACATACCTTCCCAATCACCCAcactgctctcgctctctctcgctctgttggtTTTTGTTCCTCTGAGATTCTTCCCAAACTCAAAACAAAATGTCATGAAGTCTTTCAATTACACATTTTACTAATGGCGCAATCAACCTTTTTCTggaatgttgtggtggtgctagaATGATCAGAATTTGTCAGGCGGACCAGAATTATCATTTTATTTGTGTCTGGTTTCTACCAGATGGACTCAACCCTGGTTATTTTGTGTCCATCCCTGTCACCTCTAGCTCCCTGTCACCTCTAGCTCCCTGTCACCTCTAGCTCCCTGTCACCTCTAGCTCCCTGTCACCTCTAGCTCCCTGTCACCTCTAGCTCCCTGTCACCTCTAGCTCCCTGTCACCTCTAGCTCCCTGTCACCTCTAGCTCCCTGTCACCTCTAGCTCCCTGTCAGCCTCGTAGCTCCCTGTCACCTCTAGCTCCCTGTCAGCCTGTAGCTCCCTGTCACCTCTAGCTCCCTGTCACCTCTAGCTCCCTGTCACCTCTAGCTCCCTGTCACCTCTAGCTCCCTGTCACCTCTAGCTCCCTGTCACCTCTAGCTCCCTGTCACCTCTAGCTCCCTGTCACCTCTAGCTCCCTGTCACCTCTAGCTCCCTGTCAGCCTGTAGCTCCCTGTCACCTCTAGCTCCCTGTCACCTCTAGCTCCCTGTCACCTCTAGCTCCCTGTCAGCCTGTAGCTCCCTGTCAGCCTGTAGCTCCCTGTCAGCCTGTAGCTCCCTGTCACCTCGTAGCTCCCTGTCAGCCTCGTAGCTCCCTGTCAGCCTGTAGCTCCCTGTCAGCCTGTAGCTCCCTGTCAGCCTGTAGCTCCCTGTCAGCCTATAGCTCCCTGTCAGCTCTCATCCCCTAAGTGAATGATGTGTGTTATTAGCTCATGTTTATCCAAGAGTAGAACTGCTCTCTTATACATTCCTATCTTATCTGAGAGAACCAGGGCCTCCAGTTTCTCCTCTGTCACAAAGCATTAACACACACAGTGAAAGTAGAGATGTTTTTCTTTGTGTTAGTCATACTGTATGTAACCTTTCAAGTAATCTGTTGATCTGTGTGTTCTCAGTGGGTACCAAAGACCAGAAAGTACAGCTCTGTGACCTGAAGTCTGGCTCACGCATCCAGGTTCTGCAGGgtgagagccacacacacacacacacccacccctatgtcttactatacttgtgaggacttcaaaatcctattttccctaaacctaattgaacctttatttaactaggcaagtcagttaagaacaaattcttatttacaatgacgccaaACCTGgtcgatgctgggccaattgtgcgccgccctatgggactccctatcatggccggatgtgatacagcctggatttgaaccagtgacgcctcttgcactgagatgcagtgccttagaccgctgtgccactcgggagcctaaacctaacccctaaacctaaaatagcctttttataAGTGAGGCCCGGAAAAATGTCCTCACTTCTGAGTTTTATTTGGTTTACTtttcttgtgaggacttctggtactcacaagtatagtaaaacgtgtctacactaacacacacttcCACTGAATGTCCTTTCTATCCCTCAGGTCACAGAGGTGAGGTCCTATCTGTTCGGTGGTCGCCAAGATATGAGCACATTTTAGCTACAGCCAGGTAGGCCGACCTACACCAAACCTTGAAGGGCCTTTAGATAAATGTCCCTCCCTCATTTCACGCCCAAGCATCATAGAAATTCCAATCTAGCTAGTGAAAGTGATTCCACTTTCTATTACCATAACTAGACTGTATCAGTATGTCACCTGAACTCAttggcacacagagagactgaaCCAGCCTCTATTCCCTGGGAATAACAATGCAGCATATGGCAGGGAGAGAGTACTCAGCTGGTTTACGCCAAATTAGATCTGCTAATTAAACCATTGGGATCAAATCACTGTCCCTTTGGGCTGTAAGTGATTTTGAAAAACAACTGAGCAGCATTTCAACTGCTACCGATAACATGGGCAATTGGACAGTGAAACACACTGTCTTTGAACATTTTGTATGGactgaaatagttttttttatatggAGGACTGTTTTGAGGAAATTTGAGGCACTATTCTGTAGCTGGATAATTTAAGGTATTGTGTTGCATTGTTGTAGTGTTACGTTGTTGATGCCCAGTGTTGTGAACCGTCGTATGCAGACCAGTTAGGTGGCGTTTATGTAAGGGTCATTTATATATCCCTATAAGGCCCCAGGGCACTGACACATGTCCCCTGAAGGATGGAAGGCTGTTGATTTCGGCTTCTCAtgcgctctctctgtttctctatctcgatctctcgatctctctctctctctctctctctctctctcagtactgacAGCAGGGTGTTGGTGTGGGATGTGCGTCGGGCCTCAGGGAGCCTGTTCTCTCTGGACCAACACAACGGGGACAAGTCCAAGGCCTCGTCAGAGGCAGGTAGGAACACACTGTcacacctccccttctccctGACTCCCCCCACACCTGATAACGGGGTAAAGAGAAGATGTCTACATGATAGTGAAAGCATCGTGATAACGGGGTAAAGAGAAGATGTGTACATGATAGTGAAAGCATCGTGATAACGGGGTAAAGAGAAGAGACAAAGGGTTGAGTGATATGATTATCAAATGCTCTTCCCAGTGTCCTTTCCCCTTAAATAATAGTTATATTATCTCATTGGCATttaatgacgtgtgtgtgtgtttgccagtgAACACAGCCCATAATGGAAGGGTAAATGGCCTCTGCTTCACGGTCGACGGCCTCTACCTTCTCACCACGGGAACAGACGACCGCATGAGGCTGTGGAACAGTGCCAATGGAAAAAACACACtggtaggttgtgtgtgtgtgtgtgtgtgtgtgtaagagagatacagcgagcgagagagatgcagagagtgagagaggttcAAAAATGTGTCTGGCGGGGATCCAATGGGTGAGGACTAGGCCTCTACCCCGAGGCCCTGTCCGAgggtgcatgtttgtgtgtgtgtgcacatttccTGCCCATCCCTGGAGGCCTTGTCTGGAACACATTACATAGCGTGTGTGACTCTTCCATGCCTTACCCTAAATGATCAGTAGCCATCCCTCTCTGTGACAGCAGCCTCAAGCACTAAGGGACATCACTGTGCCTCTAGCCCCATTACCTTCCATACATAAACTTCCCCTCACTAGCTGGGTCTGCAGGTGAAGGCCTCAAGCCTTCACATAAAGGTCCTGTGCTGCTTTGGGTTAGGAGAAACACTTTGCCTGCTTGATGACTTGAAGACATATATCCCTTTTATACACAGACTAAAATCCCACATGTTGGTATGTCTGAAAGGGGTAAGGAGTAAAAACATGGACAAATAAAAGCCAGCTGAAGACCAAGTCATGATTCCTGCGTTTTCAGACCCTGTAAGCAAAATACAGGAATGAATGGTGAATGGTGCTCTGCCTTTTTGCAGGTAAATTCATGAACACTTCCATTGTTTAATACCGCTCTAATTTGAACTGCAAACAGGCCCCATGGTTTAACAACACCCCCCCACACCTCCCAATATGCCTGTTACCCACTGATATTTCTAAAAGGGTATACCTGAAAATAAGTGGTATGAAAGGGGGGTCATATAAACATTGCATTATATTTTACAAGTAACATACCACATCTTCTGGCTGAAATGAGTTATACAGTACGTCTTTAAACAGCCCACTTTAGCTAGCGTGGTCCGTATCAGTACAACACATATTTAACCTGCTTTCTGAATTTCTCCATGCTTTTCACCACTCTACATAATGTTCTGTAGCAGTTTGATAGTTGAAGTGCTGTTCTACTGTTAGCTTGGTCATCCGTCCAActgaccctcccaactcctctctgtctctcaggtgaATTATGGGAAGGTGAGTAACGAAAGCCGTAAGGGGTTAAAGATCACGGTTTCTCGTAGCTGCAGCCCGGAGTTTGTGTTTGTACCTTGTGGCAGCTCGGTGGCGGTGTACACTCTACACACGGGGGAACTTGTAACCATGCTGAGGGGACACTACAACAACGTGGACTGCTGCCAGTTCCACCCCGACTAccaggtgactgactgactgactgactgtctgtctgtctgtaggtgcGTCCATCCTTTATGGCTATAGACTAATAACAAATGACAGGTTTATTAACATCATTATGTTTGTTCATTATCAATACCTTACGTATGTTCATGTAAATCAGCTCATGTGACGTCATATTGTTCCTAAGTTGAACCAAGGTCTCTGAGACGTGGGTCCTACTCATtagtgcacactgtagcaaaccatagcaaaatgttttgcaacggaaaacccGGTATGTCCCTCCCTGTTTTGACCCATTTGATTCTGTTTGGTTCCCAATGAATATGACCCTAGCAGACCAGAGGCCTTGAAGGCCTTCTGTACCTCACAGAGAATCATAACAAATTCCTATTCTACCCACATTACCAGCGTACTGCACATAGATAGCTGACGCATTGTCAGTTTATGGTACAGTTGGCACAGATATGACAACCTGCCTTGGGAGGTACGGAACACTGTGGCCTTTCACTAATGTTAAAGAAGTGAAAGGAGAAAATACTGAATTGAGACGGCATCCCCTCTTTTGCATCTTCCtgttaatggttaaggttagcattTGTGAAGAATGATTGGATCTTTCCATCTGTGGAGCGCAGGACGAGATCTGTGAGTTGCAGTGGGGGTGTATTTGAGGTAGGCTACAGAAGGTAATTTACCCTTGAATAGATGACATATTAAAGTCAACATCCTCATGTAAAGCCATTAGCCATGGCCTAGTCACAGGGGTATGAAAAACAATtgggccttaatgattataaAGGTGAAGGCCAGAAATGAGTTTGTTCTCTTTTATGGAGAGTTTTGTTTACTTGTCAAAGTACTGCAATGAGAGTTTTGTTGAAGAACGGGGTAGTACTATGACATATAATCTGATAATCTTTTACGAAGGCGTGTCTTTCTTCACTCCAACTGCTATACAGGCTAATAAATTCCCTAATACATGATTATACAGTTTCCTTAGTATCTCATTTTAATGCATATCTTACTCATCCACATCACATTTCATATCACAGTAGTATTTGTGTTAGACATTAGTTCTGCTGTTAGAGTATATCCACCTAATGTCCTACTTATTAAACCTGTAAGAATGTGGCAGAGCAACTTTGAGTGTTTGTTTATTGGAAAGAACACATAGTTTTGGAATGTCTTTTTGCTTCTTGTCTTTTGAAGTAGGCTAATGCCAcattttacatgttagtcatttagcagacacgtttatccagagcgacttacaggagtaattagggttgagtgccttgctcaagggcacatcgacctattttatttattattatatatttgttTCTTCTTCACCTAGTCGGCTTAGGGATTCGagccagcgaccttttggttattggcccaacactcttaaccgctaggctacctgccacccaaaaATACACCTCTTCAAATGATTGGCACGTTTTGGACTTTATGAACTTCTATTGGTTGTTTTTCTGGATGATGATTGTCATTGTTTTGAGTCTAGTGTTTCATAAGGTGGACACTGCTGTAATAACTCTGTACTTCCTCCCGCCATCAACACTGACACTTCCCCAACATGTTTCTTTCCACTTGACAAACTTTGCTAATTTAGGACCGAATGCTAACGTGTATATGGGACACAGAGATTAAACCAAATGGATTTTGAGGTGCAGCTGAAATGGGTAAACAGCAGCCAGGACCAGAGCaaaacactaccgttcaaaagtttggggtcacttagaaatgtccttgattttgaaagaaaagcaaaaaaaaatgtccatcaaaataacatcaaattgatcagaaatacagtgtagacattgttcatgttttaaatgactattgtagctgtaaacggcagattttttatggaatatctacataggcgtacagaggcccattatcagcaaccatcgctcctgtgttccagtggcacgttgtgttagctaatccaagtttatcactttaaaaggctaattgatcattagaaaacccttttgcaattatgctagcacagctgaaaactgttgttctgattaaagaggcaataaaactggccttctttagactagttgaatatctggagcatcagcatttgtgggttggattacaggctcaaaatggccagaaacaatacctttcttctgaaactcatcagtctattcttgttctgcgaaatgaaggctattccatgcgagaaattgacaagaaactgaagatctcgtacaacgctgtgtactactcccttcacagaacagcgcaaactggctctaaccagaatagaaagatgagtgggaggcccggtgcacaactgagcaagaggacaagtacgttagagtctactttgagaaacagacgcctcacaagtcctcaactggcagcttcattaaatagtacccgcaaaacaccagtctaaaggacatttttattgcttctttaatcagaacaacagttttcagctgtgctaacataattgcaaaagggttttctaatgattagcCTTCTTAAAATTATAaacctaacacaacgtgccattggaacacaggagtgatggttgctgataatgggcctctgtacgcctatgtagatattccataaaaaatctgccgtttccagctacaatagtcatttactgtatttctgatcaatttggtgttattttaatggacaaaaaaaattgcttttctttcaaaaacaaagacatttctaagtgaccacaaactgttgaatggtagtgtgtatatatatatagataaatatatggctctggccagGATGTAAAGAGCACAGATAATTGAGACCCAGGCTAAATCACTCCTCTCTTCTGTGTTTCCAGGAGCTATACAGCGGTGGTAAAGACTGTAACATCCTAGCCTGGGTTCCTGTTGTACGACCACCAGACGTGGAAGAAGAAGGGACAGCCGCCAAGGTAGGAGGCTGCACAGCAGGAACAATTTAAAGCACGTTTGGGGGGTAGTAATTATACGCAGGTCCCTGTTCTTGTTGTAAAATGCTGTCACATTAGCCAGACTAATAGACAGGCATCTAGTAGGCCCTTTTTATTTCATaccagtacatttacattttagacatttagcagacgctcttatctggagggatcaatcaatcaaatgtatttataaagccctttttacatcagccgatgtcacaaagtgcaatacagaaacccagcctaaaaccccaaacagcaaggaatgcaggtgtagaagcacggtggctaggaaaaactcccaagaaGGGCAGgtacctaggaagaaaccaggctatgaggggttgccagtcctcttctggctgtgccgggtggagattataacggtacatggccaagatgttccaatgctcatagatgaccagcagggtcagataacaataatcacagtggttgtagagggtgcaacaggtcagcacctcaggagtaaatgtcagttggctttccatagccaatcattcagagttagagacagcaggtgcggtagagagcgAGGGTCGAAAACAGCAgctccgggacaaggtagcacgtccggtgaacaggtcagggttccatagccgcaggcagaacagttgaaactggagcagcagcacgaccaggtggactggggacagcaaggggtcaacaggccaggtagtcctgaggcatggtcctagggctcatgtcctctgagagaagagagagaattagagggagcatacttaaattcacacaggacaccggataagacaggagaaatactccagatataacagactgaccctagccccccgacacacaaactattgcagcataattactagaggctgagacaggaggggtcaggagacactgtggccccgtccggcTATACCCCCGAACAGGGCCAAACAGTCAGGATATAACCCCATCagttttgccaaagcacagcctgcacaccactagagggatatcttcaaccaccaactttctACCCTGAGacgaggccgagtatagccctcgaagatctcccccacggcacgaatccgaggggggcgccaacccggacaggaagatcacatcagagactcaacccactcaagtgacgtgcccctcctagggacggcatggaagagccccagtaagccagtgactcagcccccgtaatagggttagaggcagagaatcccagtggagagaggtgaatcagccaggcagagacagatggttcgtcgctccagtgcctttccgttcaccttcacacccctgggccaaactacactcaatcataggacctactgaagagatgtcttcaataaagacttaaaggtcgagaccgagtctgcgtctctcacatggataggcagaccattccataaaaatggagctcaataagagaaagccctgcctccagctgtttgcttagacattctagggacaataaggaggcctgcgtcttgtgaccgtagcgtacgtgtaggtatgtacggcaggaccaaatcggaaatgtaggtaggagcaagcccatgtaatgctgtgtaggttagcagtaaaaccttgaaatcagccctagccttaacaggaagccagtgtagagaggctagcactagagtaatatgatcacattttttggttctagtcaagattctagcagccgtgtttagcactaactgaagtttatttagtgctttatccgggtagtcggaaagtagagcattgcagtagtctaatctagaagtgacaaaagcatggattcatttttctgcatcatttttggacagaaagtttctgatttttgcaatgttacatagatggaaaaaagctgtccttgaaacagtcttgatatgtttgtcaaaagagagatcagggtccagagtaatgccaaggtccttcagttttatttgagacaactgtacaaccatcaagattaattgtcagatccaaca comes from Salmo salar chromosome ssa20, Ssal_v3.1, whole genome shotgun sequence and encodes:
- the ercc8 gene encoding DNA excision repair protein ERCC-8 isoform X4, with the translated sequence MLGFLTARQAGLDDPLRLRRAESTRRVLNLELNHDRDVDRIHSNGINTIDIEVIEGRYMLSGGADGVIVVYDLENNSRKPQYTCKAVCTVGRSSPYVHRFSVETVQWYPHDTGMFVSSSFDKTMKVWDTETLKPAEVFQFEGNVYCHHMSPIARKHSLIAVGTKDQKVQLCDLKSGSRIQVLQGHRGEVLSVRWSPRYEHILATASTDSRVLVWDVRRASGSLFSLDQHNGDKSKASSEAVNTAHNGRVNGLCFTVDGLYLLTTGTDDRMRLWNSANGKNTLELYSGGKDCNILAWVPVVRPPDVEEEGTAAKGGSQATVNPAFEDAWSSDED
- the ercc8 gene encoding DNA excision repair protein ERCC-8 isoform X1; translated protein: MLGFLTARQAGLDDPLRLRRAESTRRVLNLELNHDRDVDRIHSNGINTIDIEVIEGRYMLSGGADGVIVVYDLENNSRKPQYTCKAVCTVGRSSPYVHRFSVETVQWYPHDTGMFVSSSFDKTMKVWDTETLKPAEVFQFEGNVYCHHMSPIARKHSLIAVGTKDQKVQLCDLKSGSRIQVLQGHRGEVLSVRWSPRYEHILATASTDSRVLVWDVRRASGSLFSLDQHNGDKSKASSEAVNTAHNGRVNGLCFTVDGLYLLTTGTDDRMRLWNSANGKNTLVNYGKVSNESRKGLKITVSRSCSPEFVFVPCGSSVAVYTLHTGELVTMLRGHYNNVDCCQFHPDYQELYSGGKDCNILAWVPVVRPPDVEEEGTAAKGGSQATVNPAFEDAWSSDED
- the ercc8 gene encoding DNA excision repair protein ERCC-8 isoform X3, whose product is MLGFLTARQAGLDDPLRLRRAESTRRVLNLELNHDRDVDRIHSNGINTIDIEVIEGRYMLSGGADGVIVVYDLENNSRKPQYTCKAVCTVGRSSPYVHRFSVETVQWYPHDTGMFVSSSFDKTMKVWDTETLKPAEVFQFEGNVYCHHMSPIARKHSLIAVGTKDQKVQLCDLKSGSRIQVLQGHRGEVLSVRWSPRYEHILATASTDSRVLVWDVRRASGSLFSLDQHNGDKSKASSEAVNTAHNGRVNGLCFTVDGLYLLTTGTDDRMRLWNSANGKNTLVNYGKELYSGGKDCNILAWVPVVRPPDVEEEGTAAKGGSQATVNPAFEDAWSSDED
- the ercc8 gene encoding DNA excision repair protein ERCC-8 isoform X2, giving the protein MLSGGADGVIVVYDLENNSRKPQYTCKAVCTVGRSSPYVHRFSVETVQWYPHDTGMFVSSSFDKTMKVWDTETLKPAEVFQFEGNVYCHHMSPIARKHSLIAVGTKDQKVQLCDLKSGSRIQVLQGHRGEVLSVRWSPRYEHILATASTDSRVLVWDVRRASGSLFSLDQHNGDKSKASSEAVNTAHNGRVNGLCFTVDGLYLLTTGTDDRMRLWNSANGKNTLVNYGKVSNESRKGLKITVSRSCSPEFVFVPCGSSVAVYTLHTGELVTMLRGHYNNVDCCQFHPDYQELYSGGKDCNILAWVPVVRPPDVEEEGTAAKGGSQATVNPAFEDAWSSDED